One genomic region from Clostridia bacterium encodes:
- a CDS encoding iron-sulfur cluster assembly scaffold protein translates to MNYTAEIKHMCPVAKGAYHGPAPIPEEGKWVQAKEIKDISGFTHGIGWCAPQQGACKLTLNVKDGIIEEALVETIGCSGMTHSAAMASEILIGKTLLEALNTDLVCDAINTAMRELFLQIVYGRTQSAFSEDGLLVGASLEDLGKGLRSQVGTMFATKEKGPRYLEMTEGYCSRMALNENDEIIGYEFISVGKMMDFIKGGMDANEAMQKATGHYGQWDTAAKYIDPRKE, encoded by the coding sequence ATGAACTACACTGCGGAAATCAAGCATATGTGCCCCGTCGCTAAGGGCGCGTATCACGGCCCCGCTCCGATTCCGGAAGAGGGAAAATGGGTGCAGGCGAAGGAAATCAAGGATATTTCCGGTTTCACCCACGGCATCGGCTGGTGCGCTCCCCAGCAGGGCGCCTGCAAGCTGACGCTGAACGTCAAAGACGGCATCATCGAAGAAGCCCTCGTTGAAACGATCGGTTGCTCCGGTATGACCCACTCCGCCGCGATGGCGTCCGAGATCCTTATCGGCAAGACGCTGCTCGAGGCGCTGAACACCGACCTCGTCTGCGACGCCATCAACACCGCGATGCGCGAGCTGTTCCTGCAGATCGTCTACGGCCGCACCCAGAGCGCGTTCTCCGAAGACGGCCTTCTGGTCGGCGCTTCGCTCGAGGACCTCGGCAAGGGCCTGCGCTCGCAGGTCGGCACGATGTTCGCGACCAAAGAGAAGGGCCCCCGCTACCTCGAAATGACCGAGGGCTACTGCTCCAGAATGGCGCTCAACGAGAACGACGAGATCATCGGCTATGAATTCATCAGCGTCGGCAAGATGATGGACTTCATAAAGGGCGGTATGGACGCCAACGAGGCGATGCAGAAAGCGACCGGCCACTACGGACAGTGGGATACGGCCGCCAAGTACATCGACCCCCGCAAGGAATAA